One stretch of Chaetodon auriga isolate fChaAug3 chromosome 18, fChaAug3.hap1, whole genome shotgun sequence DNA includes these proteins:
- the LOC143336072 gene encoding sorting nexin-14-like isoform X4 has protein sequence MAGVVTYLKRGLKVDVLREAGRQYPLFCFLLLSMLLLTVLLNRYIHILMVFWSFLAGVITFYCSLGPETLLPNMFFAIKPRNKRQEQELFPLGHSCAVCGKVKCKRHRPTLLLENYQPWLDLKVHSKVDASIAEVFELVLENFVYPWYRDITDDEACVDEVRMTFRFFASVLVRRAQKVDVPAVFADKVMKAAMKHIEIIAKAHEKVKSVESLQQAALDEYGADLHIALRSRRDELLYLRKLTEILFPYVMPPKATDCRSLSLLLREVMAGSVMLPTMDFMADPDTVNLMVLIFVDDTPPEPATEPPSALVPFLQKYADVSNKKPSVLKLELKEIRDQQDLLFRFMNFLKQEGAVHVLQFCLAVEEFNDRILSPELSDSELQRLHGEVQHIYETYCLDESIDKISFDKFIVEEIRNIAKGPYTGVVKLQTMRCLFEAYEHVLSLLERVFTPMFCHSDEYFRHLLRGAESPARNNRINRNMSKRGESFGISRIGSKIKGVFKSTTMEGAILPPSAMNDFDEDLVEEATVVMEDDSPAEPASTPGVLRNLSAWSITIPYIDIYDDEVKREKIPVFCIDVERNDRKEVGHETEKWSVFRRYLEFYVLESKLTEFHGTFADAQLPSKRIIGPKNYEFLASKREEFEEYLQRLLQHPELSNSQLLADFLSPYSTESQFLDRMLPDVNLGKIFKSVPGKLIKEKGQNLEPFIQSFFNSCESPKPKPSRPELTILSPSAENNKKLFSELFKNNANLSESSERKHNHNYFMEMVAVDGMYDYMMYVGRTVFHMSDWLHHVLAAGRIVLKNTFEAYMDQYMQSKLEQVLQEHHMVSLITQLRDAVFCESSEERTAEDKQARAKQTFEEMMKYLPDFVGKCIGEEAKYEGIRLLFDGFQQPLLNKQMTYVLLDIAVQELFPELYKGAKEATIM, from the exons ATGGCGGGTGTCGTAACGTATCTGAAGCGGGGACTGAAGGTTGACGTCCTGAGAGAAGCCGGACGTCAGTATCCGCTCttttgctttctgctgctgtctatGCTGTTGCTGACTGTGCTGCTCAACAG GTATATCCATATCCTGATGGTCTTCTGGTCATTCCTGGCTGGTGTCATCACTTTCTATTGCTCCCTTGGACCAGAGACCCTCCTTCCAAACATGTTCTTTGCTATAAAGCCAAGGAACAAA CGGCAGGAGCAGGAGTTGTTTCCTCTGGGCCACAGCTGTGCCGTGTGCGGGAAGGTCAAGTGCAAACGACACCG GCCGACGCTGCTCCTCGAAAACTATCAGCCATGGTTGGACCTGAAGGTTCATTCAAAAGTGGACGCTTCAATAGCAGAG GTGTTCGAGCTCGTCCTTGAGAACTTTGTGTACCCCTGGTACAG GGACATCACAGATGATGAAGCCTGTGTGGATGAAGTGAGGATGACCTTTCGCTTCTTCGCATCAGTGCTCGTCCGCCGGGCTCAGAAG GTTGATGTTCCAGCTGTGTTCGCAGACAAAGTGATGAAGGCTGCAATGAAGCATATTGAAATTATTGCAAAAGCTCATGAAAAAG tgaaGAGTGTGGAGAGTTTACAGCAGGCAGCTCTGGACGAATATGGCGCCGACCTTCACATCGCGCTGCGCAGTCGAAGGGACGAGCTGCTCTACCTGAGGAAGCTGACTGAGATCCTGTTCCCCTACGTCATGCCGCCCAAAGCGACGGACTGCAG gtctctctctctgctgctgcggGAGGTGATGGCTGGATCTGTCATGTTACCAACCATGGACTTCATGGCCGACCCT gaTACTGTGAACCTCATGGTGCTCATATTTGTCGATGACACTCCA CCTGAACCGGCCACAGAGCCGCCGTCTGCCCTGGTTCCATTTTTGCAGAAATATGCAGACGTCAGCAACAAGAAGCCGTCT GTGCTGAAGTTGGAGCTGAAAGAGATCAGGGACCAGCAGGATCTCCTCTTTCGCTTCATGAACTTCCTAAAGCAGGAAGGAGCCGTGCACGTGCTGCAGTTCTGCCTCGCTGTGG AGGAGTTTAACGATAGGATCCTGAGTCCGGAGCTGagtgactctgagctgcagcgtcTCCACGGCGAGGTGCAGCACATCTATGAGACCTACTGCCTGGATGAAAGCATTGACAAGATCAGCTTTGACAAGTTCATCGTGGAGGAGATAAGGAACA tcgCCAAAGGTCCGTACACTGGCGTGGTGAAGCTGCAGACGATGCGCTGCCTGTTCGAGGCGTACGAACACGTCTTGTCTCTGCTGGAGAGAGTCTTCACCCCCATGTTCTGCCACAGCGATGAA tACTTCAGACACCTGCTGAGGGGAGCAGAGTCTCCAGCAAGGAACAACAGGATCAACAG AAACATGTCAAAACGAGGAGAGTCGTTCGGGATCAGCCGGATCGGCAGCAAAATCAAAGGCGTGTTCAAAAGCACGACCATGGAGGGAGCCATACTGCCGCCGAGCGCCATGAACGACTTCGACGAGGATTTG gtggaggaggcgaCCGTCGTGATGGAGGACGACTCCCCCGCCGAGCCGGCCAGCACGCCGGGCGTCCTCAGGAACCTGTCGGCCTGGAGCATCACCATCCCGTACATCGACATCTACGATGACGAGGTCAAGAGGGAGAAGATCCCCGTCTTCTGCATCGACGTGGAGCGCAACGACAGGAAGGAGG TCGGTCATGAGACTGAGAAGTGGTCGGTCTTCAGAAGATACCTGGAGTTCTACGTGCTGGAATCCAAACTCACAGAGTTCCATG GCACATTTGCAGATGCACAGCTTCCATCCAAAAGGATTATTGGACCAAAGAATTACGAGTTTCTCGCATCAAAAAGGGAAGAATTTGAGGAATATTTACAG aGACTCCTGCAGCATCCAGAGCTCAGTAACAGTCAGCTGCTGGCGGACTTCCTGTCTCCGTACAGCACGGAGTCTCAGTTCCTGGACAGGATGCTGCCTGATGTCAACCTGG GAAAGATTTTCAAGTCTGTGCCGGGGAAGCTGATCAAAGAG AAAGGACAGAACCTGGAGCCTTTCATCCAGTCCTTCTTCAACTCGTGCGAGTCGCCCAAACCCAAACCCAGCAGGCCTGAGCTGACCATCCTCAGCCCGTCTGCCGAGAACAACAAGAAG ctcttcagcgAGCTGTTCAAGAACAACGCGAACCTGTCCGAGAGCTCggagaggaaacacaaccaCAACTACTTCATGGAAATGGTCGCCGTTGACGGCATGTATGACTACATGATGTACGTCG GGCGGACGGTGTTCCACATGTCCGACTGGCTGCACCACGTCCTGGCGGCGGGGAGGATCGTGCTGAAGAACACGTTCGAAGCCTACATGGACCAGTACATGCAGTCCAAACTGGAGCAGGTCCTGCAGGAGCACCACATGGTGTCGCTCATCACACAGCTCAGAG ACGCCGTGTTCTGTGAGAGCAGCGAGGAGCGAACGGCAGAGGACAAACAAGCCCGAGCCAAGCAGACGTTTGAGGAGATGATGAAGTATTTACCAG ACTTCGTGGGAAAATGCATCGGTGAGGAGGCAAAATACGAAGGCATCCGGCTCCTGTTTGACGGCTTCCAGCAGCCGCTCCTCAACAAGCAG ATGACGTACGTCCTGCTGGACATCGCCGTGCAGGAGCTTTTCCCCGAACTGTACAAG GGCGCGAAGGAAGCGACCATCATGTGA
- the LOC143336072 gene encoding sorting nexin-14-like isoform X3, with protein MAGVVTYLKRGLKVDVLREAGRQYPLFCFLLLSMLLLTVLLNRYIHILMVFWSFLAGVITFYCSLGPETLLPNMFFAIKPRNKQRQEQELFPLGHSCAVCGKVKCKRHRPTLLLENYQPWLDLKVHSKVDASIAEVFELVLENFVYPWYRDITDDEACVDEVRMTFRFFASVLVRRAQKVDVPAVFADKVMKAAMKHIEIIAKAHEKVKSVESLQQAALDEYGADLHIALRSRRDELLYLRKLTEILFPYVMPPKATDCRSLSLLLREVMAGSVMLPTMDFMADPDTVNLMVLIFVDDTPPEPATEPPSALVPFLQKYADVSNKKPSVLKLELKEIRDQQDLLFRFMNFLKQEGAVHVLQFCLAVEEFNDRILSPELSDSELQRLHGEVQHIYETYCLDESIDKISFDKFIVEEIRNIAKGPYTGVVKLQTMRCLFEAYEHVLSLLERVFTPMFCHSDEYFRHLLRGAESPARNNRINRNMSKRGESFGISRIGSKIKGVFKSTTMEGAILPPSAMNDFDEDLVEEATVVMEDDSPAEPASTPGVLRNLSAWSITIPYIDIYDDEVKREKIPVFCIDVERNDRKEVGHETEKWSVFRRYLEFYVLESKLTEFHGTFADAQLPSKRIIGPKNYEFLASKREEFEEYLQRLLQHPELSNSQLLADFLSPYSTESQFLDRMLPDVNLGKIFKSVPGKLIKEKGQNLEPFIQSFFNSCESPKPKPSRPELTILSPSAENNKKLFSELFKNNANLSESSERKHNHNYFMEMVAVDGMYDYMMYVGRTVFHMSDWLHHVLAAGRIVLKNTFEAYMDQYMQSKLEQVLQEHHMVSLITQLRDAVFCESSEERTAEDKQARAKQTFEEMMKYLPDFVGKCIGEEAKYEGIRLLFDGFQQPLLNKQMTYVLLDIAVQELFPELYKGAKEATIM; from the exons ATGGCGGGTGTCGTAACGTATCTGAAGCGGGGACTGAAGGTTGACGTCCTGAGAGAAGCCGGACGTCAGTATCCGCTCttttgctttctgctgctgtctatGCTGTTGCTGACTGTGCTGCTCAACAG GTATATCCATATCCTGATGGTCTTCTGGTCATTCCTGGCTGGTGTCATCACTTTCTATTGCTCCCTTGGACCAGAGACCCTCCTTCCAAACATGTTCTTTGCTATAAAGCCAAGGAACAAA caGCGGCAGGAGCAGGAGTTGTTTCCTCTGGGCCACAGCTGTGCCGTGTGCGGGAAGGTCAAGTGCAAACGACACCG GCCGACGCTGCTCCTCGAAAACTATCAGCCATGGTTGGACCTGAAGGTTCATTCAAAAGTGGACGCTTCAATAGCAGAG GTGTTCGAGCTCGTCCTTGAGAACTTTGTGTACCCCTGGTACAG GGACATCACAGATGATGAAGCCTGTGTGGATGAAGTGAGGATGACCTTTCGCTTCTTCGCATCAGTGCTCGTCCGCCGGGCTCAGAAG GTTGATGTTCCAGCTGTGTTCGCAGACAAAGTGATGAAGGCTGCAATGAAGCATATTGAAATTATTGCAAAAGCTCATGAAAAAG tgaaGAGTGTGGAGAGTTTACAGCAGGCAGCTCTGGACGAATATGGCGCCGACCTTCACATCGCGCTGCGCAGTCGAAGGGACGAGCTGCTCTACCTGAGGAAGCTGACTGAGATCCTGTTCCCCTACGTCATGCCGCCCAAAGCGACGGACTGCAG gtctctctctctgctgctgcggGAGGTGATGGCTGGATCTGTCATGTTACCAACCATGGACTTCATGGCCGACCCT gaTACTGTGAACCTCATGGTGCTCATATTTGTCGATGACACTCCA CCTGAACCGGCCACAGAGCCGCCGTCTGCCCTGGTTCCATTTTTGCAGAAATATGCAGACGTCAGCAACAAGAAGCCGTCT GTGCTGAAGTTGGAGCTGAAAGAGATCAGGGACCAGCAGGATCTCCTCTTTCGCTTCATGAACTTCCTAAAGCAGGAAGGAGCCGTGCACGTGCTGCAGTTCTGCCTCGCTGTGG AGGAGTTTAACGATAGGATCCTGAGTCCGGAGCTGagtgactctgagctgcagcgtcTCCACGGCGAGGTGCAGCACATCTATGAGACCTACTGCCTGGATGAAAGCATTGACAAGATCAGCTTTGACAAGTTCATCGTGGAGGAGATAAGGAACA tcgCCAAAGGTCCGTACACTGGCGTGGTGAAGCTGCAGACGATGCGCTGCCTGTTCGAGGCGTACGAACACGTCTTGTCTCTGCTGGAGAGAGTCTTCACCCCCATGTTCTGCCACAGCGATGAA tACTTCAGACACCTGCTGAGGGGAGCAGAGTCTCCAGCAAGGAACAACAGGATCAACAG AAACATGTCAAAACGAGGAGAGTCGTTCGGGATCAGCCGGATCGGCAGCAAAATCAAAGGCGTGTTCAAAAGCACGACCATGGAGGGAGCCATACTGCCGCCGAGCGCCATGAACGACTTCGACGAGGATTTG gtggaggaggcgaCCGTCGTGATGGAGGACGACTCCCCCGCCGAGCCGGCCAGCACGCCGGGCGTCCTCAGGAACCTGTCGGCCTGGAGCATCACCATCCCGTACATCGACATCTACGATGACGAGGTCAAGAGGGAGAAGATCCCCGTCTTCTGCATCGACGTGGAGCGCAACGACAGGAAGGAGG TCGGTCATGAGACTGAGAAGTGGTCGGTCTTCAGAAGATACCTGGAGTTCTACGTGCTGGAATCCAAACTCACAGAGTTCCATG GCACATTTGCAGATGCACAGCTTCCATCCAAAAGGATTATTGGACCAAAGAATTACGAGTTTCTCGCATCAAAAAGGGAAGAATTTGAGGAATATTTACAG aGACTCCTGCAGCATCCAGAGCTCAGTAACAGTCAGCTGCTGGCGGACTTCCTGTCTCCGTACAGCACGGAGTCTCAGTTCCTGGACAGGATGCTGCCTGATGTCAACCTGG GAAAGATTTTCAAGTCTGTGCCGGGGAAGCTGATCAAAGAG AAAGGACAGAACCTGGAGCCTTTCATCCAGTCCTTCTTCAACTCGTGCGAGTCGCCCAAACCCAAACCCAGCAGGCCTGAGCTGACCATCCTCAGCCCGTCTGCCGAGAACAACAAGAAG ctcttcagcgAGCTGTTCAAGAACAACGCGAACCTGTCCGAGAGCTCggagaggaaacacaaccaCAACTACTTCATGGAAATGGTCGCCGTTGACGGCATGTATGACTACATGATGTACGTCG GGCGGACGGTGTTCCACATGTCCGACTGGCTGCACCACGTCCTGGCGGCGGGGAGGATCGTGCTGAAGAACACGTTCGAAGCCTACATGGACCAGTACATGCAGTCCAAACTGGAGCAGGTCCTGCAGGAGCACCACATGGTGTCGCTCATCACACAGCTCAGAG ACGCCGTGTTCTGTGAGAGCAGCGAGGAGCGAACGGCAGAGGACAAACAAGCCCGAGCCAAGCAGACGTTTGAGGAGATGATGAAGTATTTACCAG ACTTCGTGGGAAAATGCATCGGTGAGGAGGCAAAATACGAAGGCATCCGGCTCCTGTTTGACGGCTTCCAGCAGCCGCTCCTCAACAAGCAG ATGACGTACGTCCTGCTGGACATCGCCGTGCAGGAGCTTTTCCCCGAACTGTACAAG GGCGCGAAGGAAGCGACCATCATGTGA
- the LOC143336072 gene encoding sorting nexin-14-like isoform X2: MAGVVTYLKRGLKVDVLREAGRQYPLFCFLLLSMLLLTVLLNRYIHILMVFWSFLAGVITFYCSLGPETLLPNMFFAIKPRNKRQEQELFPLGHSCAVCGKVKCKRHRPTLLLENYQPWLDLKVHSKVDASIAEVFELVLENFVYPWYRDITDDEACVDEVRMTFRFFASVLVRRAQKVDVPAVFADKVMKAAMKHIEIIAKAHEKVKSVESLQQAALDEYGADLHIALRSRRDELLYLRKLTEILFPYVMPPKATDCRSLSLLLREVMAGSVMLPTMDFMADPDTVNLMVLIFVDDTPPEPATEPPSALVPFLQKYADVSNKKPSVLKLELKEIRDQQDLLFRFMNFLKQEGAVHVLQFCLAVEEFNDRILSPELSDSELQRLHGEVQHIYETYCLDESIDKISFDKFIVEEIRNIAKGPYTGVVKLQTMRCLFEAYEHVLSLLERVFTPMFCHSDEYFRHLLRGAESPARNNRINRNSFSLEENRNMSKRGESFGISRIGSKIKGVFKSTTMEGAILPPSAMNDFDEDLVEEATVVMEDDSPAEPASTPGVLRNLSAWSITIPYIDIYDDEVKREKIPVFCIDVERNDRKEVGHETEKWSVFRRYLEFYVLESKLTEFHGTFADAQLPSKRIIGPKNYEFLASKREEFEEYLQRLLQHPELSNSQLLADFLSPYSTESQFLDRMLPDVNLGKIFKSVPGKLIKEKGQNLEPFIQSFFNSCESPKPKPSRPELTILSPSAENNKKLFSELFKNNANLSESSERKHNHNYFMEMVAVDGMYDYMMYVGRTVFHMSDWLHHVLAAGRIVLKNTFEAYMDQYMQSKLEQVLQEHHMVSLITQLRDAVFCESSEERTAEDKQARAKQTFEEMMKYLPDFVGKCIGEEAKYEGIRLLFDGFQQPLLNKQMTYVLLDIAVQELFPELYKGAKEATIM, from the exons ATGGCGGGTGTCGTAACGTATCTGAAGCGGGGACTGAAGGTTGACGTCCTGAGAGAAGCCGGACGTCAGTATCCGCTCttttgctttctgctgctgtctatGCTGTTGCTGACTGTGCTGCTCAACAG GTATATCCATATCCTGATGGTCTTCTGGTCATTCCTGGCTGGTGTCATCACTTTCTATTGCTCCCTTGGACCAGAGACCCTCCTTCCAAACATGTTCTTTGCTATAAAGCCAAGGAACAAA CGGCAGGAGCAGGAGTTGTTTCCTCTGGGCCACAGCTGTGCCGTGTGCGGGAAGGTCAAGTGCAAACGACACCG GCCGACGCTGCTCCTCGAAAACTATCAGCCATGGTTGGACCTGAAGGTTCATTCAAAAGTGGACGCTTCAATAGCAGAG GTGTTCGAGCTCGTCCTTGAGAACTTTGTGTACCCCTGGTACAG GGACATCACAGATGATGAAGCCTGTGTGGATGAAGTGAGGATGACCTTTCGCTTCTTCGCATCAGTGCTCGTCCGCCGGGCTCAGAAG GTTGATGTTCCAGCTGTGTTCGCAGACAAAGTGATGAAGGCTGCAATGAAGCATATTGAAATTATTGCAAAAGCTCATGAAAAAG tgaaGAGTGTGGAGAGTTTACAGCAGGCAGCTCTGGACGAATATGGCGCCGACCTTCACATCGCGCTGCGCAGTCGAAGGGACGAGCTGCTCTACCTGAGGAAGCTGACTGAGATCCTGTTCCCCTACGTCATGCCGCCCAAAGCGACGGACTGCAG gtctctctctctgctgctgcggGAGGTGATGGCTGGATCTGTCATGTTACCAACCATGGACTTCATGGCCGACCCT gaTACTGTGAACCTCATGGTGCTCATATTTGTCGATGACACTCCA CCTGAACCGGCCACAGAGCCGCCGTCTGCCCTGGTTCCATTTTTGCAGAAATATGCAGACGTCAGCAACAAGAAGCCGTCT GTGCTGAAGTTGGAGCTGAAAGAGATCAGGGACCAGCAGGATCTCCTCTTTCGCTTCATGAACTTCCTAAAGCAGGAAGGAGCCGTGCACGTGCTGCAGTTCTGCCTCGCTGTGG AGGAGTTTAACGATAGGATCCTGAGTCCGGAGCTGagtgactctgagctgcagcgtcTCCACGGCGAGGTGCAGCACATCTATGAGACCTACTGCCTGGATGAAAGCATTGACAAGATCAGCTTTGACAAGTTCATCGTGGAGGAGATAAGGAACA tcgCCAAAGGTCCGTACACTGGCGTGGTGAAGCTGCAGACGATGCGCTGCCTGTTCGAGGCGTACGAACACGTCTTGTCTCTGCTGGAGAGAGTCTTCACCCCCATGTTCTGCCACAGCGATGAA tACTTCAGACACCTGCTGAGGGGAGCAGAGTCTCCAGCAAGGAACAACAGGATCAACAG AAATAGCTTCAGTCTGGAGGAGAACAG AAACATGTCAAAACGAGGAGAGTCGTTCGGGATCAGCCGGATCGGCAGCAAAATCAAAGGCGTGTTCAAAAGCACGACCATGGAGGGAGCCATACTGCCGCCGAGCGCCATGAACGACTTCGACGAGGATTTG gtggaggaggcgaCCGTCGTGATGGAGGACGACTCCCCCGCCGAGCCGGCCAGCACGCCGGGCGTCCTCAGGAACCTGTCGGCCTGGAGCATCACCATCCCGTACATCGACATCTACGATGACGAGGTCAAGAGGGAGAAGATCCCCGTCTTCTGCATCGACGTGGAGCGCAACGACAGGAAGGAGG TCGGTCATGAGACTGAGAAGTGGTCGGTCTTCAGAAGATACCTGGAGTTCTACGTGCTGGAATCCAAACTCACAGAGTTCCATG GCACATTTGCAGATGCACAGCTTCCATCCAAAAGGATTATTGGACCAAAGAATTACGAGTTTCTCGCATCAAAAAGGGAAGAATTTGAGGAATATTTACAG aGACTCCTGCAGCATCCAGAGCTCAGTAACAGTCAGCTGCTGGCGGACTTCCTGTCTCCGTACAGCACGGAGTCTCAGTTCCTGGACAGGATGCTGCCTGATGTCAACCTGG GAAAGATTTTCAAGTCTGTGCCGGGGAAGCTGATCAAAGAG AAAGGACAGAACCTGGAGCCTTTCATCCAGTCCTTCTTCAACTCGTGCGAGTCGCCCAAACCCAAACCCAGCAGGCCTGAGCTGACCATCCTCAGCCCGTCTGCCGAGAACAACAAGAAG ctcttcagcgAGCTGTTCAAGAACAACGCGAACCTGTCCGAGAGCTCggagaggaaacacaaccaCAACTACTTCATGGAAATGGTCGCCGTTGACGGCATGTATGACTACATGATGTACGTCG GGCGGACGGTGTTCCACATGTCCGACTGGCTGCACCACGTCCTGGCGGCGGGGAGGATCGTGCTGAAGAACACGTTCGAAGCCTACATGGACCAGTACATGCAGTCCAAACTGGAGCAGGTCCTGCAGGAGCACCACATGGTGTCGCTCATCACACAGCTCAGAG ACGCCGTGTTCTGTGAGAGCAGCGAGGAGCGAACGGCAGAGGACAAACAAGCCCGAGCCAAGCAGACGTTTGAGGAGATGATGAAGTATTTACCAG ACTTCGTGGGAAAATGCATCGGTGAGGAGGCAAAATACGAAGGCATCCGGCTCCTGTTTGACGGCTTCCAGCAGCCGCTCCTCAACAAGCAG ATGACGTACGTCCTGCTGGACATCGCCGTGCAGGAGCTTTTCCCCGAACTGTACAAG GGCGCGAAGGAAGCGACCATCATGTGA